The genome window CCGAAAACCGCCGCCGAACCCGCGTAGCCGAGCACCATCGCCAGCACGATCAGCGCGGGTGAACGGGTGTCGAGCAGCCAGAACATCGGGAACGCGTAGAGGGCCAGGAAGATGCCGCCGCCCAGCATCACCCTGGTGCGGCCCAGGACGTCGGAGAGGTGGGCGAAGACCAGGATCCCGATGATCTGCGCGGCCGAACCGGCGAGGCTGCCCGTCAGCATCAGCTCCCTGGACACCCCCAGGGCCTCGATGCCGTAGGACAGCAGGAAGGTCGCCAGGATGAAGATGAAGGTGTTGAACCCGAGGTTCACCCCCGCCGAGAGCAGGATCTGGCGCCAGGAGGTCGCGAACGCGTCGGTGATCGGCAGCCGCGCGCGCTGCCCGTGCTCGCGGATGCGGGCGAACTCCGGCGACTCCGCCAGCCGCAGCCGCACGTACAGCCCGACCCCGACCAGCACCAGGCTCAGCAGGAACGGCACCCGCCAGCCCCAGGTGAGGAACTGGTCGCCGGAGATGGCGGTGGCCGCCGAGAACGCCCCGGTCGCCAGGAACAGCCCGGTCGGGGAGCCGATGAAGGTCCAGCCGCCGTACCAGCCGTGCCGGTTCGGCGGAGCGTGCTCGACGGCCATCAGCACCGCGCCGCCCTGCTCGCCGCCGAGGAAGAACCCCTGGACCACGCGCAGCACCACCAGCGCCAGCGGAGCCCACACACCGACCTGCTCGTAGGTCGGCAGCAGGCCGATCGCCGCGGTGCACACCCCGGTGACGCTGAGCGTGATCACCAGCATCAGCTTGCGGCCGAGCCGGTCGCCGTAGTGGCCGATGACCGCGGCTCCCAGCGGGCGGGCCAGGAACCCCGCGCCGAAGGTCGCGAACGCCAGCAGCACGCCGACCCAGGGATCGCTCGCCGCGAAGAACAGCTTGTTGAACACCACGGCGGCGGCCGTGCCGTAGATGAGGAAGTCGTACAGCTCGATCGTGTTGCCGACCGCGCTGGCGAACGCCGCCCTGCGCACCTCGGCGCCCGACGGGGCGCTCCTCGGTTCGACTGCCATCCGGCCCTCCCGGCCTCGTCCGCCACTCGGCTGCGCCCACAACGATGTCGAGTGCGGGCGCGGTCGTCCACATCGAATTTTCCACACTGCCCCTTCCGGGCGAAGCCTGATCCCGACTCTTGACCACGAATCCCGACGCAGAGTGATGAAAACCGGGATGGGTGAACCTCGTTCAGGTGGACACCCGACGGCTGTTGCCGCATCCAGCGGAATTCCGGCGATAAAGGGGATCGAGTCTTCTCCGCAACCCACAGGAGGAACACGAGATGACCGCAACCCGGCTGATCGGCCACATCGCGTCGGCGGCTCTGGTGACCACCGCAGCCGCTCTCGTCCCGGTGGCGGCGGGTGCCGCCACGATGCCGGTGGTGGCCGCCAGCAGCCTCAACCTCACGGTCACCGGGCAGCCCGGTACCGCGCAGTTCCGCTCCGCCGTGCTCACCTGCGAGCCGACCGGCGGCACGCACCCGAACGCACCCGCCGCCTGCGACAACCTCACCGGCGTCAACGGTGACTTCCAGGAGCTGACCAAGGAGCCGGCGCCCGCGATGTGCACGCTGGACCTCAAGAAGGTCACGCTCCGCGCGACCGGCACCTGGCGGGGCAAGTCGGTGAACTTCGAGCGCGAGTTCGCCAACGTCTGCGTGGCCAAGTCGCACACCGGCGAGGTGTTCTCGTTCTAGCCCGGCGTTCCGCGAGCGGCGTCCGCCGCTCGCGGCGCGGGACCAGCCCGCGCCGCTACGCGAACCACGCGTGAAAGATCCCCGGTCCGCCGCCGGCCCGGCCGTCAGTCGGCGGCCTTCGAGCGCCGGACCACCGGTGGCCGGTCATCCGGCCACCGGACCGGACGCCCCGCGTCCGACCCGGCTCCACCGGGCGGACCGCAGGCGGCGCCCAGAGGCCCCCGCCCGGGCCGGCATCCGACGAGCCGGCCACCGGGCGGGGGCTTTCCGCGACCCCGTCGGGCCTCCGCGACTCGCCCGAATGCCCTCCCGGCGCATTGCGCTGGTCAGCACCGCCGTCCCGGCATTCGGACGCGTTACTGTGGACCCATGGCAGCAGACGGCACCGGCGGCCGCCGCTGGCCGCGGCGGCTCTACGAGGTGGGCGACGAGCCCGACCCCCGGTTCACCCTCGCCAACGAACGCACCTTCCTGGCGTGGATCCGGACCTCGCTGGCGCTGATGGCCGCGGGCGTCGGCGTGGAGGCGCTCAACGCGGTGGCGCACGAAGCGGGAGGTCCACTGAGGACAGCGCTTGCCGTGCTGCTCCTGCTCGGCGGTGTGGCTTGCAGCGCAACGGCTTTCGGCCGCTGGGTCGCGACCGAGCGGGCGATGCGCGCGGGCGACGCGCTCCCCGCGCCGAAACTGGCCCCGCTGCTGGGCTTCGGGCTCACCGCGATCGGCGTCATGGCGTGCGTCCTGCTCTTCGCCACGGGGATCTGACGATGCCGCGGGGAGCCGAGCACCATGTCCGGTGAAGGGCCGGAGGAACCTCGCGGCCCCTGGGACCCCGGCCTCCAGAACGAGCGCACGACGCTGGCCTGGCTGCGCACGATCCTGTCGTTCGCCGTCGGGCTGCTTGTGCTGCTGCGGCTCATCGCCCACAACAGCCTCGCCGCCGCCACCGCGTGCGCCGTGTTCACGCTGCCGCTCTGCGCCGGCATCGCCCTGGTCACCTGGCGCCGGCACCGCCGGACCGAACGCAGCCTGCGCGCGGAGGCCCCGCTGCCGGACGGCATCCTGCCCGCGGCGGTGGCGGTGCTGGCCGTCCTCGGCGGCTGCACGGGCCTGGTGTACGTGCTCACGACCTGAGTCGTCCACAGTGGACAAGGGCTCCGGAGGTGCAGCACCTCCGGAGCCCTGTCAGACGAACACCGCGCTCAGCATTCGATGACGTTGACGGCCAGGCCGCCCCGGGCGGTCTCCTTGTACTTGACCTTCATGTCCCGGCCGGTCTCCCGCATCGTCTTGATCACCTTGTCCAACGACACGAAATGCGCACCATCACCCCGCAGCGCCATCCGCGCCGCCGTGATCGCCTTCACCGACGCCACCGCATTGCGCTCGATGCACGGAATCTGCACCAACCCGCCGATCGGGTCACACGTCAGACCCAGGTTGTGCTCCATCGCGATCTCCGCCGCGTTCTCCACCTGCGCGGGCGTACCGCCCAGCACCTCGGCCAGGCCCGCCGCAGCCATCGAACACGCCGACCCGACCTCGCCCTGGCAGCCCACCTCGGCGCCCGAAATCGACGCGTTCTCCTTGAACAGCACCCCGATCGCGCCCGCCGCCAGCAAGAACCGCACCACACCGTCCTCATCGGCACCCGGCACGAACCGCGTGTAGTAGTGCAGCACCGCGGGCACGATCCCCGCCGCGCCGTTGGTCGGCGCCGTGACCACCCGGCCACCCGCGGCGTTCTCCTCGTTGACCGCCAGTGCGAACAGCGTGACCCACTCCATCGGATCGTCGGCCGCCGTCAGGCTCGACGCCAACGCCGCCGCCCGGCGACGCACCCGCAACCCACCCGGCAGCTCACCGGTGTTGGCGCACCCGTTGGCCACGCACTCGGCCATCACGGCCCAGATGTGCAGCAACTCCTTGCGCACCGCGTCCTCACCGCGCCACGCCAGCTCGTTGGCCAGCATGACCCCGCTGATCGACAGCCCCGACTCCGCGGTGCGCGCCAGCAACCGCTCACCCGTGGTGAACGGCCACGCGACCTCGGTGGCATCCGGCTTGATCCGGTCCGCGCCCGTGGCCTCGTCGTCCACCACGAACCCGCCACCGACCGAATAGAACACCGACGACACCAGCTCGGCACCCGAGCCGTCCCACGCGGTGAACCGCATCCCGTTCGGATGCACCGGCAACGAGCGGCGGCGATGCATCACCAGATCACGATCCACCGAGAACGCGATCTCGCGCGCCCCGTCCAACCGCAACCGGCCCGTCTCACCGATCTCGGCCACCCGCGGCGCCACCGCCGCCGGGTCCACCGACTCCGGCGCATGGCCCTCCAGCCCCAGCAGCACCGCCTTCGGACTGCCATGACCATGCCCCGTGGCACCCAACGACCCGAACAACTCGGCCTTGACCCGGCACACCTCGGACAACCGTCCCGCGGCAGCCAACCGCGCAACGAACATCGCCGCCGCACGCATCGGTCCCACCGTGTGCGAGCTCGACGGTCCGATCCCCACCGAGAAAAGGTCGAAGACGCTGATCGCCATTGATCCGTCCTCCTAGCGCCGTCGTCCGGCTACTCCCCGGTCAGTTCGGCGTACTGCTCGGCGCTGAGCACCTCGCCGGTGCCTGTGGCGCGCACCTCCAGCAGCCAGCCCGCGCCGAACGGCTCGGCGTTGACCTGGGCAGGATCGTCCACCACGGACTCGTTGATCGCCACGACCTCGCCGGTGACCGGCGCGTAGAGGTCGCTGACCGACTTGGTCGACTCCAGCTCACCGCACGTCTGGCCGGCCTCGATCTGCTCGCCGACCGCGGGAAGCTGCACGTAGACGATGTCGCCGAGCGCCTCGGCGGCGTAGGGGGTGATGCCGATGCGGACCACGTCGTCGCGGTCCTCGATCCACTCGTGCTCGCGGGTGTAGCGCAGGTTGGCGGGAAGGGACATGCGGGAGGCTCCGTCGCTGTCGAGGGCATGGCGATGCCCGGGATGGTGTGCCTCCCCCTCTGTTGCGGAACCTGAGAGCTTCACCGCGCCGTCGCGGCTTGCACCGTGGGTGCGGCGTCGGAACGCACGCTTTCCAGAGTCGCCTCGCCCGGACGGTCATGGGTGCCTGAGAGTTTGCGGGGAGTCTTGCTCCTTCGGCGCCCTGTTCTGCTGCTCGCGCGGCAGCGCAGGGGCTCTCCCGCCCGGGGTCTGCGGCCGGTATGCGGTTGTGGGTGTACCGACACGAACCATAAACGGAGCTGCCGAGCTGTCAATGGCTCCCCCACGGCCGGGCGCCCCGCGTGCGCGGCCGACCACCCGCCGGCGAGCGTGTTTAGGCTGGGAAGACGCTGGGGCCCCAACGAGGAGGCTGGTGATGCTGGACATCCGGGCGGTGATCGAGCGGGTCGGGCCGACGCTGTTGCGAACCGTGATCCTGCCCGGTTCCACCGACTGCGTCGGCGACGTCGTGATCGCCGAACCCGACCAGCCGCTGACGGTCGCCGAAGGAGACCTGGTGCTCGGCGTGGCCGTGGGCGACCGCGACGCGGCCGTGCGCCTGACGCGCGAGTGCGGCGCGCAGGGTGCGGCCGCGGTCCTGCTCAAGCCGCCTCTTTGCGGGGACCCGGCCGTCCTCACCACCGCGGAGGACACCGGGCTCGCGCTGGTGGAGGTGCGGCCGGGCACGGCGTGGGCGCAGCTGGTGTGGCTGATCCGGGCCGCGCTGGCGGGCACGGCGGTGGAGGACACCGACACCCGAAGCCCCGGTCTGGGCGACCTGTTCAAGCTGGCCGACGCCGTGGCCGACGTGGTCGACGCCCCGGTGACCATCGAGGACGCGCACTCCCAGGTGCTGGCGTACTCGGCGCGCCAGGACCTGACCGACCCGGCCCGGGTGTCGACGATCATGGGCCGCAAGCAGCCCGACGACGTGCTCGCCAAGTTCCGCGCGCGCGGCACGTTCCGGCAGCTCAGCAAGGGCAGTTCGGCGATCTTCGTGCCCGGTCAGCAGGACGGCACGCTGCCCAGGCTGGTGGTGCCGATCCGGATGGGCGGCGAGCTGCTGGGGTCGATGTGGGCGGTGGTGCCCGGCGAGGTCTCCGTGGAGCGCTCGACGGCCTTCGCCGACACCGCCCCGCTGGTCGCGCTGCAACTGCTGCGCTGGCGGGCCGTCGCCGACGCGGAGCGGCAGCGCTCGGCCGACCAGGTGCGCCAGCTGCTGGAGGGCGGCGACCGCTGGCGGGTCGCCGCGAGCGAGCTGGGGGTCTCGCACGACCCGCACCGGGTGGCCGCGATCGAGGTCAGCACGTCGGCCGAGGAGGCTGAGGGGCACCGGCTGGCGATGTGGGAGTGGATCACCCGCGGCGTCGGTCGCAGGCCGCTGGTGACCGAGGTCGGCAACGTCCTCTACGCGCTCGTGCCCGACCGGCCGGGGGCTGGCGGCTGGCCGGTGCTGCGCGACGCGCTGACCGCGGCCGAAGGCCAGGCGAAACCGCTGGTGGCGGTGGGTACGGCGGTCGGCGTCGCGGACCTGCACCGGTCGCGGTCGGAGGCCGACGAGCTGCTCGCCCTGCTGCGCGCGGGGCAGGTGCCCGACCGGCTCGCGGTGTACGAGGACCTCTGGCACCTGCTGGTGCTCAACCGGATGGCGGGCACCGCCACCGACGCCGGGGTCGGCTCGCTGGGGCCGCTGCCGTTGTTGCGGGAGCACGACCGCTCGCAGGGCACCGAGTACCTGAACACGCTGCACGCCTGGCTGCGCCACCCCGGCGACCCGCGCACGGCCAGCCACGACCTGCGCGTGCACCCGAACACCTTCCGGTACCGGATGAAGCGGATCACCCAGCTCGTCGACGTCGACCTCGACGACCCCGACGTCCGGTCCGCCCTGCTCGTGCAGCTCCTCGCCGCGCGGTGGGCCCGCCAGCGCTAGCCACCCGCACGGGTGAAACCGGGGCGACGTCGTCCCGAACCCGCCCTCCATCGGCGAAGGAGCACCGCGCACTCGCGGTGCGAGCACGGACCGCGCATCCCGCACGAACCGTGATCGGCGGCAGGGCGCTGCGGAGCACCGTTGTGCCCGCGGCACAAACCCACCTGGGCAATCTCATCTGCGCGGAATGATGCGAGCCCGGCGACGGCGGCGGATCGTGATGCGCAACAGACCGAGAAAGGATTGCGCCGTGAAGATCGCAGTTCCGCGCGAGATCAAGAACAACGAGTACCGGGTCGCGATCACGCCGGCCGGCGTGCACGAATTCACCAGCCGCGGCCACGAGGTCTTCGTCGAGGCGCAGGCGGGTGCCGGGTCGTCCATCCCCGACGAGGACTACCTCGCCGCAGGCGCGAAGGTCCTGCCGACCGCCGACGAGGTGTGGGCCGAGGGCCAGCTCGTCCTCAAGGTCAAGGAGCCCATCGCCGAGGAGTACCCGCGGCTGCGCCGCGACCAGGTGCTGTTCACCTACCTGCACCTGGCGGCTTCCTCGGAGCTGACCGAGGCCATGCTCGCCTCCGGCGTCACCGGCATCGCCTACGAGACCGTGCAGAGCGGCAACGGCAGCCTGCCGCTGCTGGCGCCGATGAGCGAGGTCGCCGGGCGGCTGGCGCCGCAGATGGGCGCCTACGCGCTGATGCGCCCGAGCGGCGGCCGCGGCGTCCTGCCGGGCGGTGTGCCGGGTGTGCACCCGGCCCGCGTCGTGGTGATCGGCGGCGGTGTCGCCGGCCTGAACGCGGCCAGCGTCGCGCTGGGCATGGGTGCCGACGTGGAGCTGCTCGACACCAACGTCGACAAGCTGCGCGAGATCGACCGCGACTTCCGCGGCCAGATCCGCACCGTGGCGTCCAACCGCTACACGGTCGAGCAGGCCGTCCGCGCCGCCGATCTGGTGATCGGCGCGGTGCTGATCCCGGGTGCGAAGGCCCCGAAGCTGGTCTCCAACCACCTGGTCTCGGAGATGAAGCCGGGCAGCGTGCTGGTGGACATCGCCATCGACCAGGGCGGCTGCTTCGCCGACTCGCGTCCCACGACGCACGACGACCCGACCTACCGCGTGCACGACTCGGTCTTCTACTGCGTGGCGAACATGCCGGGCGCGGTCCCGAACACCTCGACGCACGCGCTGACCAACGTGACGCTGCCGTACGCGCTGCGCATCGCCGACAACGGGTGGCAGAACGCCTGCCGCGCGGACCAGGCGCTGGCGCTGGGCGTCAACACCCACGACGGCAAGCTGGTCAACCAGCCGGTCGCCGAGGCCCACGGCCTGTCCTCCGCCTCGCTGGACGACGTCCTGAGCTGACTCCGGGCCGATTCCGACCCCGACCGCGCGTGGTTCCGCGCCCCGTCCGGAACCACGCGCGGTCGCGCGTCCGGAGAACGTCGACGGCGATCACTCAGCGCTACCGCGCCGGTCGCCGGAACCTCTCGCCAGCACACCCGGCGAATCCCGGGTGAAAAGGACCGAACACGACCGCATGCGGGCACGTGGTGGGCCGTGAGCCGGAGTGGATCGGGGGCCGAGCAGACCAACGCATGTTGGGGCGGCCCGCTCAACCAGCCTGGGGGTCACCGGGAGCAGGCCGCCACTCACAGTGTAGGACACGATCGGCTGTTTGCCGACGACTGGAGCAATGTCATTCCGGCGATTTCACCCGGAATCGATAACCACCCGATGGGATGAAGGTCGCACGTCACCCGTGCAGGCGTCCTCGCCGACTGCCGATGTCCCCCTTCGGAGTAAATCCCGCGGGTCCGGCGGGTCGGTTCCCACCGATCAGGTGGGGCCGACTGGTCCGGCCCGGTGATGAGGCATCACCAACGTGGATTACGACGGTGGGAGACCAGCGATGGACATCGCAATCCGGCACGCGGTCCTGGACCGGCTCGACGCGCTGGACCGGGTAGCCGCCAACGGCGACCCGGCGGCGCTGCTGCCGGTGGCGCGCAACGAGCTGCACCGGCTCTCGGAAGCCCTGCGGGCGCTGCTCAAGGCGCACCGGCCCGACCACGACGGCAGGTGCCCGACCTGCCCCGGTCTGCTGCGCGGAAGGCAGTGGCCGTGCGCGGTGTGGCTGACCGCGCACCGCTGCCTGCTCGGCGACCAGACCGACCTGGCCCCGGCCGTGCTGCACTGGAAGCTGCGCGGCCGTCCGCCGGCCGAGCCGGCCGAGGTGGGCGAGGTGGGCGAGGTGGCCGTTTCCGCCACCGTGATCACCTCCGACTCCGGCCGAGGGCCGGGCGACTGGGACACCGAGGAGTTCGCGCTGGACGAGGCCGCTGCCGGAGAGCTCCGGGGGCACCCTCCGGCGGGCGGGCATCTGGAAACCGACCACTCCAGGATCTACCGGGCCTCGGTCAGCGAGCGGCCGATCCGCTGGCCCACCACCCACACCACGTAGGCCCCCCGCACCGCGGGACGGGCGGTGGATCGCCGGTGTTCCGCACAACTCCTCCCATCCCACCCACCTGTCTGCGGCAGGATGGGTGACGGCCGACCGCCAACCGCGACGATGGAGGAGCGTGTGCACGACGGCAGTGGCCGGATCATCGCGCAGGACCTCAGCAAGAGCTTCGGACCGATCCACGCGGTCCAGGACCTCGGCTTCACCGTGCACCCGGGCGCGGTGACCGGGTTCCTCGGTCCGAACGGGTCCGGCAAGACGACCACCCTGCGCATGATCCTCGGCCTGGTCACACCCACGAGCGGCACCGCGACGATCAACGGGGTGCCGTTCCACCGGCTCCCGCGCCCGGGCACCGTGGTCGGTGCCGTGCTGGAGGCGCAGAGCTTCCACCCCGGCCGCAGCGCCCGCGACCACCTGCGCTGCTACGCGGCGGCGATGGGACTGCCCGACCGGCAGGCCGACCAGGCGTTGGAGCTGGTCGGCCTCTCCAGCGCGGCCCGGCGCGGTGCGGGCGGGTTCTCGCTCGGCATGCGCCAGCGCCTGGCGCTGGCGACCGCGCTGCTGGGAGACCCTCAGATCCTGGTTCTCGACGAGCCGTCCAACGGCCTGGACCCCGAGGGCATCGCGTGGCTGCGCGGCTTCCTGCGCTCGTTCGCCGCGACCGGGCGCACCGTGCTGGTCTCCAGCCACCTGCTGCGGGAGATGGAGCACACCGTCGACCACGTCGTGATCGTCAGCCGCGGCCAGTGCGTCTACAACGGCCACCTCGACGAGCTGCGCGCGGCGCAGCGCTCCCGGGTGCTGGTGCAGGCCGCCGATCCGGCGTCCCTGGTGCCCGCGCTGGAACAGCACGGACTGTCTGCCGAGTACCTGCAGGACGGCAGGCTCGCCATCACCGGCGCCGACTCCAGGGCGGTCGCGGACCTGGCGCTGGAGGCCGGCGTCGCGCTCTACGGCATGCAGGACGAGCAGGTCGATCTCGAGCAGCTCTTCTTCCAGCTCACCAGCGGCCAGTACGCCGGGGCGCAGGCGCCGCCCGGGAACTGGGCGCCACCGGCCGTCGGCCACCAGCACCACGGTGGCTTCGGGGGTGGTCGCTGATGGCCGCGCTGATCAGGGCGGAGCTGCGCAAGATCTTCTCCGTGAACCTGTGGTGGGCGTTGCTGCTGCCGGTCGCGGTGCTGAGCTTCGGCGCGGGCTGGCTGGGCACCGCGTTCGGCACCGTCGCCTCGCTGGAGCAGGAGATCGGGGGCCCGCTGCCGCTGGGCCTGCTCACCGTCTCGATGTCGACCAACTTCAGCACCGTGTTCGCGGCGCTGTTCGGCGGCCTGGCGGTATCCGGGGAGTATCGGACCCGCAGCATCACCACCACCTACCTGACGGCGAACCCGCGCGGCGCGGTGCTGGGCGCCAAGCTCGTCACCTACGCCGCGATGGGGGTGCTCTTCGGTCTGGTCAACGTGCTGTTTTCCAGCGCGGGCGGGCTCGTCGGGGCGGGCCTCGACGGCTTCGGCGACCCCGGGGACTGGTTCACCGTCGGCGGCGCCGGGCTGCTGGCGATGGTCCTGTGGACGCTGCTCGGCGTCGGGTTCGGCGCGCTGGTGTCCAGTCCGGTGGTCGTCATCATCACGCTGCTGGTCTACAAGTTCGTCTTCGAGTTCATCGTCTCCACCGCGATGGTCGGCGCCACCTTCGACATCGGGCCCTACCTGCCGGGCGCGGCGGGCAACGGCATCGTCGGCAACCTCGCGGTGCCGATCTTCATCGCCGCGGCGGCCGGACCGCACGAGGCGGAGACGCCGAAGGAGGTCTTCCAGGTGCTGCACTTCATCTTCGGCGGCACCTACGACCACCCGTGGTGGGCCAGCCTGCTCACCTTCTGCGGCTACACCGCGGTGTTCTGCGTCGCCGGATGGCTGGTCAGCCGCAGGCGGGACATCACGTGACCGCCGGCTGAGCGGACGGAGGCCGGGGCCGCCTCGGTGGCCCCGGCCTCCGCATCCCCACGCCGGCCTGGACGTACCCCGACGTCAGCCCAGGCCGTCAGATGCGGGCCGCACCGCCGTCAGCGGGCGGGCACCGCGACGTCGTCGGCGACCGGGGCCTGCTCGACCGGAGCGCCCGGCTGGGCGGGGTCGCGCGGCACCACGACGTCCGCCGGGTCTCCCGGCTGCGCGGGCTGCGCCGGGAGCGCCGGCACCACGGGAAGCGCCGGGAGGCCCGGGAGCGCGGGCACCCCGGGAAGCGCCGGAACAGGGGGATCGACGGGGTGGCCCGGGACGTGGGGCACGCCGGGCGGCGCCGGGACAGTGATCGCGTGGTCGTTGCCGGGGTCCAGCGGGATCAGCGGGAGCTGCTCCCCCTCGGCGAACGCGGCGGCGCCTCCCGAGAGGCCCAGCGCGGCCACGGCGCACCCGACGATGGCGATGCGGCGAACTCGCATGCTGCTTCCTTTCTCGCCGCCGGGGCGATTCCCCGGCTGATCACGACCCTGCCGCCGGGGACCTGAAGGGACCCTGAACGAACCTGAAGGCTCCTTCAGGTTCGCCTGGCACACTCCGGCCTCATGCGCGTGCTGG of Saccharopolyspora erythraea contains these proteins:
- a CDS encoding MFS transporter; translated protein: MAVEPRSAPSGAEVRRAAFASAVGNTIELYDFLIYGTAAAVVFNKLFFAASDPWVGVLLAFATFGAGFLARPLGAAVIGHYGDRLGRKLMLVITLSVTGVCTAAIGLLPTYEQVGVWAPLALVVLRVVQGFFLGGEQGGAVLMAVEHAPPNRHGWYGGWTFIGSPTGLFLATGAFSAATAISGDQFLTWGWRVPFLLSLVLVGVGLYVRLRLAESPEFARIREHGQRARLPITDAFATSWRQILLSAGVNLGFNTFIFILATFLLSYGIEALGVSRELMLTGSLAGSAAQIIGILVFAHLSDVLGRTRVMLGGGIFLALYAFPMFWLLDTRSPALIVLAMVLGYAGSAAVFGPMAAFCAELFDTRVRYTGVSLGYQSGSVLGGGLSPFVATALLGAAGGASWPIAAYLVVGSLVTVVCLALTGDPRRFARESGSAERSAEQGGRPG
- a CDS encoding subtilase-type protease inhibitor; translated protein: MTATRLIGHIASAALVTTAAALVPVAAGAATMPVVAASSLNLTVTGQPGTAQFRSAVLTCEPTGGTHPNAPAACDNLTGVNGDFQELTKEPAPAMCTLDLKKVTLRATGTWRGKSVNFEREFANVCVAKSHTGEVFSF
- a CDS encoding YidH family protein: MAADGTGGRRWPRRLYEVGDEPDPRFTLANERTFLAWIRTSLALMAAGVGVEALNAVAHEAGGPLRTALAVLLLLGGVACSATAFGRWVATERAMRAGDALPAPKLAPLLGFGLTAIGVMACVLLFATGI
- a CDS encoding YidH family protein, with the translated sequence MSGEGPEEPRGPWDPGLQNERTTLAWLRTILSFAVGLLVLLRLIAHNSLAAATACAVFTLPLCAGIALVTWRRHRRTERSLRAEAPLPDGILPAAVAVLAVLGGCTGLVYVLTT
- a CDS encoding L-serine ammonia-lyase, producing the protein MAISVFDLFSVGIGPSSSHTVGPMRAAAMFVARLAAAGRLSEVCRVKAELFGSLGATGHGHGSPKAVLLGLEGHAPESVDPAAVAPRVAEIGETGRLRLDGAREIAFSVDRDLVMHRRRSLPVHPNGMRFTAWDGSGAELVSSVFYSVGGGFVVDDEATGADRIKPDATEVAWPFTTGERLLARTAESGLSISGVMLANELAWRGEDAVRKELLHIWAVMAECVANGCANTGELPGGLRVRRRAAALASSLTAADDPMEWVTLFALAVNEENAAGGRVVTAPTNGAAGIVPAVLHYYTRFVPGADEDGVVRFLLAAGAIGVLFKENASISGAEVGCQGEVGSACSMAAAGLAEVLGGTPAQVENAAEIAMEHNLGLTCDPIGGLVQIPCIERNAVASVKAITAARMALRGDGAHFVSLDKVIKTMRETGRDMKVKYKETARGGLAVNVIEC
- the gcvH gene encoding glycine cleavage system protein GcvH; this translates as MSLPANLRYTREHEWIEDRDDVVRIGITPYAAEALGDIVYVQLPAVGEQIEAGQTCGELESTKSVSDLYAPVTGEVVAINESVVDDPAQVNAEPFGAGWLLEVRATGTGEVLSAEQYAELTGE
- a CDS encoding PucR family transcriptional regulator, whose protein sequence is MLDIRAVIERVGPTLLRTVILPGSTDCVGDVVIAEPDQPLTVAEGDLVLGVAVGDRDAAVRLTRECGAQGAAAVLLKPPLCGDPAVLTTAEDTGLALVEVRPGTAWAQLVWLIRAALAGTAVEDTDTRSPGLGDLFKLADAVADVVDAPVTIEDAHSQVLAYSARQDLTDPARVSTIMGRKQPDDVLAKFRARGTFRQLSKGSSAIFVPGQQDGTLPRLVVPIRMGGELLGSMWAVVPGEVSVERSTAFADTAPLVALQLLRWRAVADAERQRSADQVRQLLEGGDRWRVAASELGVSHDPHRVAAIEVSTSAEEAEGHRLAMWEWITRGVGRRPLVTEVGNVLYALVPDRPGAGGWPVLRDALTAAEGQAKPLVAVGTAVGVADLHRSRSEADELLALLRAGQVPDRLAVYEDLWHLLVLNRMAGTATDAGVGSLGPLPLLREHDRSQGTEYLNTLHAWLRHPGDPRTASHDLRVHPNTFRYRMKRITQLVDVDLDDPDVRSALLVQLLAARWARQR
- the ald gene encoding alanine dehydrogenase; this translates as MKIAVPREIKNNEYRVAITPAGVHEFTSRGHEVFVEAQAGAGSSIPDEDYLAAGAKVLPTADEVWAEGQLVLKVKEPIAEEYPRLRRDQVLFTYLHLAASSELTEAMLASGVTGIAYETVQSGNGSLPLLAPMSEVAGRLAPQMGAYALMRPSGGRGVLPGGVPGVHPARVVVIGGGVAGLNAASVALGMGADVELLDTNVDKLREIDRDFRGQIRTVASNRYTVEQAVRAADLVIGAVLIPGAKAPKLVSNHLVSEMKPGSVLVDIAIDQGGCFADSRPTTHDDPTYRVHDSVFYCVANMPGAVPNTSTHALTNVTLPYALRIADNGWQNACRADQALALGVNTHDGKLVNQPVAEAHGLSSASLDDVLS
- a CDS encoding ABC transporter ATP-binding protein; amino-acid sequence: MHDGSGRIIAQDLSKSFGPIHAVQDLGFTVHPGAVTGFLGPNGSGKTTTLRMILGLVTPTSGTATINGVPFHRLPRPGTVVGAVLEAQSFHPGRSARDHLRCYAAAMGLPDRQADQALELVGLSSAARRGAGGFSLGMRQRLALATALLGDPQILVLDEPSNGLDPEGIAWLRGFLRSFAATGRTVLVSSHLLREMEHTVDHVVIVSRGQCVYNGHLDELRAAQRSRVLVQAADPASLVPALEQHGLSAEYLQDGRLAITGADSRAVADLALEAGVALYGMQDEQVDLEQLFFQLTSGQYAGAQAPPGNWAPPAVGHQHHGGFGGGR
- a CDS encoding ABC transporter permease, whose amino-acid sequence is MAALIRAELRKIFSVNLWWALLLPVAVLSFGAGWLGTAFGTVASLEQEIGGPLPLGLLTVSMSTNFSTVFAALFGGLAVSGEYRTRSITTTYLTANPRGAVLGAKLVTYAAMGVLFGLVNVLFSSAGGLVGAGLDGFGDPGDWFTVGGAGLLAMVLWTLLGVGFGALVSSPVVVIITLLVYKFVFEFIVSTAMVGATFDIGPYLPGAAGNGIVGNLAVPIFIAAAAGPHEAETPKEVFQVLHFIFGGTYDHPWWASLLTFCGYTAVFCVAGWLVSRRRDIT